The genome window ACCGGTAAATTTAATTATAGAGGAAATATAATTACAATTTTTGATACGGAAGCACATGGACCATTCTTTGATTTTACTATGAAAGGTAATATTGATACCAAACAGCAATTAATTACAGTTAAAGGAAATGTTATTCCTTCCTTTTTCTTAATCAGTACTATTGTAACTAAAATACCGGTAGTCGGTAAAATATTTTCCAAAGTAGCCCCTTACTCCTTAAAAATGAACTATAAATAGTTATATTCCGTGTACAAAAAATTATATTTAATCGGTATTTTACTTTTAGGCTTAATTTCCGGTCTTACGTTCAATTTAATTTTTTTCACGGTTCCATATCAATTATCCGAAGCAAAATACACCACTGATATAATAGGTTCGATATCACTAGCTGCTTTTCCGTATTGCTTAAAGGTCATATGGTCACCTTTCATAGATAAATACTCTATACCTTTTTTATGTTCTAAATTCGGTCACAGGCGTGGCTGGGCATTGATATCACAAATATTCTTAATCCTAGCGATGACGGGGTTCTTAAATATAAGCCCTTGTAATAACTTATATATTACTGCAATTATCTTATTTATTATTTCATTTTGCAGTTCTACGCAAGATATTGTACTTGACGCATATAGAATTGAGAGACCTACATCTAAAGAAGAGCTTTCAATGGCTTTTACCTTTAGTAGCATAGGGTTTCGTTTAGGTATGTTACTTGGCAGCGTCGGTGCTTTATATTCATCAATTATTTTCGGTTGGCATATGGTATATAAATTTGCTCTATTTATTACTATACTTGGACCTATAGTAATCTTATGTATCAAAGAACCAAAACCCAAAGAAAAACGTCATACGACTAGTCATTTAATAGGATTACAACAATATTTTGAAGTTATTAAAAAAAGCATTATCTCCTTAAAAAATGAACAGCAATATTTACTGCTAATTATGTTATTTGTATTCTTGTACAAAGCTGCGGATTCTATACCTATGGCTATGAGTTCGCCTTTATTTCTAGATTTAAGTTTTACTACTCATGAAATTGCCGTTATTTACAAAGCTTACGGGTTACTGATCATGATCGTCGGAGGAGCTTTAGGCGGTATTTTAGCTACAAAAATGGGTATATTTCATAGTGTCTTAATTGGTGGAGTTATTCAATTATTGTCGCCTCTTATGTTTATGATTCTTGCGACCATCGGCTATGATATAAGGATATTTATAATAACAGTTACAGTACAAAATTTTTGTGCAGGCTTTGCAGGAACTATTATCTCTATCTATTTTGCTAGCCTTTGCAATAGTGAATTTGTTGCCACGCAATATTCTATTATTGCATCTTTTAGCTCTCTTAGCCGTATTATTCTAGCTAGCCTTGGCGGTATTTGTGCAAAATATCTTACTTGGTCTATGTTCTTTTTGGGTAACACTCTGTTTAGCATGTTATTTATACCGATATTTTATAAAATATATAGAAAGAAACTAGGTTCTGTGAATATTTCTAAAAAGATATGACAATCATTAAAAAAGGTTTATAATATTGATATATACTTGTTTAATTTGAAAAATTGGCTACGTCGTCCTATAAGTACTGCGGTGCTCACGTATTAAGTATACGTTCCGCTCCTCGTCTTATGGACTCCTTGCTCTTTTCCAAATTAAACTTCGTCTACTTACTACATATATTAATCGCATAATTATGAAATTATATAGTTTTCAAGAACATTTATTAGAATTAAAAATAAGACTTCTTAGAATATTTACTGCTTTTATAATTATATTTGCTATTTGCTATTATTTTAGCGACAATATTTATAGTTTTTTATTAAAACCGCTTGCTAAGTTAAGCGGTGATACGGTACGAAATATAATTTATACAGGGCTTACAGAAGCATTTTTTACCTATATTAAACTTGCAGCTTTTACTGCTTTTACTATTATTATACCTATAATTGCTTTGGAATGTTATTTATTTATCAGCCCAGGGTTACACCGCCATGAAAAAAAAATTATCGCTTTTATTCTTTTTATGTCGCCTATTTTATTTTGGTGCGGTAGTATTTTTGTTTTTTACTTTGTAATGCCGAAAGCTTGGAATTTTTTTCTTAGTTTTGAAAAACGTGATATGATAGTACCGATAGTTTTGGAAGCAAGAATTAGCGAGTATCTAAATTTAGTTATTCATTTAATTATTGCTTTTGGAGTTGCTTTTCAACTACCGGTTGTGATAATAATATTAAATATACTAAAAATAGTTAAGGTACAAACACTTA of Rickettsia tillamookensis contains these proteins:
- the tatC gene encoding twin-arginine translocase subunit TatC, producing the protein MKLYSFQEHLLELKIRLLRIFTAFIIIFAICYYFSDNIYSFLLKPLAKLSGDTVRNIIYTGLTEAFFTYIKLAAFTAFTIIIPIIALECYLFISPGLHRHEKKIIAFILFMSPILFWCGSIFVFYFVMPKAWNFFLSFEKRDMIVPIVLEARISEYLNLVIHLIIAFGVAFQLPVVIIILNILKIVKVQTLKQKRRIAVVINFIIAGILTPPDILSQFALAIPLLLLYETSIMICNFIEKPRTLNVKYQMD
- a CDS encoding MFS transporter, translating into MYKKLYLIGILLLGLISGLTFNLIFFTVPYQLSEAKYTTDIIGSISLAAFPYCLKVIWSPFIDKYSIPFLCSKFGHRRGWALISQIFLILAMTGFLNISPCNNLYITAIILFIISFCSSTQDIVLDAYRIERPTSKEELSMAFTFSSIGFRLGMLLGSVGALYSSIIFGWHMVYKFALFITILGPIVILCIKEPKPKEKRHTTSHLIGLQQYFEVIKKSIISLKNEQQYLLLIMLFVFLYKAADSIPMAMSSPLFLDLSFTTHEIAVIYKAYGLLIMIVGGALGGILATKMGIFHSVLIGGVIQLLSPLMFMILATIGYDIRIFIITVTVQNFCAGFAGTIISIYFASLCNSEFVATQYSIIASFSSLSRIILASLGGICAKYLTWSMFFLGNTLFSMLFIPIFYKIYRKKLGSVNISKKI